A stretch of Synechococcus sp. WH 8020 DNA encodes these proteins:
- a CDS encoding SMP-30/gluconolactonase/LRE family protein, producing the protein MLTSRCVLPVAAGLAEGPCWWTERQVLLWVDIEASRIGLFDPATGNNDFLHLPAHVGAVVPTSVGDLLLATAAGLMRMDPSNGAVTLLSDPEADRPGNRFNDGKCDPWGRFWAGTMAYDFEPLAGSLWRLDGDGGIKRQRSQLTISNGLAWSQDRGTLYFIDSPTLSVMAFPLTVTGEIAGDPSICLHIPEDWDALPDGMCIDAEGMLWIALFGGGCVTRWDPLRGRLLDRLALPCRQVTSCCFGGPNLDQLFVTTARRGMDPVAVKAEPLAGGLFQADVGVKGLPADYFQVLG; encoded by the coding sequence ATGCTGACATCTCGTTGTGTGTTGCCTGTTGCGGCAGGATTGGCAGAGGGCCCTTGTTGGTGGACCGAGCGTCAAGTTCTTCTCTGGGTTGATATTGAGGCTTCAAGGATTGGCCTGTTTGATCCTGCAACAGGCAACAATGATTTTTTGCATCTTCCCGCCCATGTGGGTGCTGTTGTTCCCACATCGGTTGGAGATTTGCTCTTGGCAACAGCGGCGGGGTTGATGAGGATGGATCCGAGCAACGGGGCTGTGACCTTGTTGTCTGATCCTGAGGCGGATCGTCCTGGTAATCGTTTCAACGACGGTAAATGTGATCCTTGGGGGCGCTTTTGGGCCGGCACGATGGCCTACGACTTCGAGCCGCTGGCTGGATCTCTATGGCGGCTAGATGGTGATGGAGGCATTAAGCGCCAACGCAGCCAGCTCACCATTTCCAACGGACTGGCTTGGAGCCAAGACCGAGGGACGCTCTATTTCATTGATTCGCCAACGCTGAGTGTGATGGCTTTCCCGCTCACCGTTACTGGTGAGATCGCTGGAGACCCCAGCATCTGTCTCCATATTCCAGAAGATTGGGATGCCCTTCCGGATGGCATGTGCATCGATGCGGAGGGAATGCTTTGGATCGCCCTGTTTGGCGGTGGTTGCGTGACGCGTTGGGATCCGTTGCGTGGTCGCTTGCTCGACCGCTTGGCGTTGCCTTGTCGTCAGGTCACATCCTGTTGTTTTGGTGGCCCCAATTTGGATCAGCTGTTTGTTACAACCGCGAGAAGGGGGATGGATCCTGTTGCAGTGAAGGCCGAGCCATTGGCTGGTGGCTTGTTTCAGGCCGATGTGGGCGTGAAAGGTTTGCCTGCGGATTATTTTCAAGTCCTGGGTTGA
- the pyrF gene encoding orotidine-5'-phosphate decarboxylase codes for MASSFSAESAERIIVALDGMAPDQALAFSAQVEGLRWVKVGLELFVQAGPDVVMQLRDQDLRVFLDLKFHDIPATMEGSCRRAAALGAELITVHACAGTEALNAAQAGAVAGAASTGIATPTLLAVTVLTSWEEQRLQRELAIEQGIADRVLQLAQLAATAGVGGCVCSPLEVASLRAQHRRPFALVTPGIRPQGSAVGDQVRVMTPPDAIAAGASQLVIGRPITQSTDPTGAFAQCCAALTT; via the coding sequence GTGGCTTCCTCTTTCTCGGCTGAATCCGCGGAACGGATCATTGTGGCTCTCGACGGTATGGCCCCTGATCAAGCGCTTGCTTTCAGTGCCCAGGTGGAAGGTTTGCGTTGGGTGAAGGTTGGTCTGGAGCTGTTCGTTCAGGCGGGGCCGGATGTGGTGATGCAGTTGCGCGATCAGGATCTGCGCGTGTTTTTGGATCTCAAATTTCACGACATTCCGGCCACTATGGAGGGATCCTGCCGCCGGGCGGCAGCGCTGGGAGCCGAACTGATCACGGTGCATGCCTGCGCTGGGACTGAAGCTCTCAATGCTGCGCAGGCTGGAGCGGTTGCCGGCGCTGCCTCGACCGGTATCGCAACGCCAACGCTGCTTGCGGTCACGGTGCTGACCAGCTGGGAAGAGCAACGGCTGCAGCGGGAGCTGGCGATCGAGCAAGGCATCGCCGATCGGGTCTTACAGCTGGCTCAATTGGCGGCAACAGCGGGTGTTGGTGGCTGCGTGTGTTCGCCGTTGGAAGTTGCCTCTTTAAGAGCTCAACATCGAAGGCCATTCGCACTGGTGACGCCAGGCATTCGCCCTCAAGGCAGTGCAGTGGGAGATCAGGTGCGAGTCATGACTCCTCCAGATGCGATCGCGGCTGGAGCCTCTCAGTTAGTGATTGGTCGTCCCATCACGCAATCTACGGATCCAACTGGTGCGTTTGCGCAGTGCTGTGCTGCGTTAACGACGTAA
- the tyrS gene encoding tyrosine--tRNA ligase, with product MTVNPHSLPNWLARGMADLFPDGQSDDVDQALAARLAAAELEGRPLRVKLGIDPTGSDIHLGHSILFRKLRAFQDAGHTAVLIIGDFTARIGDPTGKSSTRVQLTTEQVEANATTYLRQLGQGQPKERALLDFETPGRLEVRRNSEWLEALDLPQVIGLLGTATVGQMLAKDDFAKRYGSGTPIALHEFLYPLLQGYDSVAVDADVELGGTDQKFNVAMGRDLQRHFSQRTQFGLLLPILVGLDGVQKMSKSLGNTVGLEEDPLSMYSKLEKVGDAAINDYVMLLTDLAHEALPDNPREKQKAMALAVTASRYGMEVAQKAQADAATLVAGSAAAAADVPEASLSAVNFPAKAFYLLSAVGICASSSEARRQIKGGAARLEGEKITDPNQEFGSVSDLEGKVLQLGKKTFRRLVP from the coding sequence ATGACAGTCAACCCCCATTCACTGCCGAACTGGTTGGCGCGGGGGATGGCCGATTTGTTTCCGGACGGTCAATCGGATGATGTGGATCAGGCGTTGGCTGCTCGCTTGGCCGCGGCTGAGTTGGAAGGCCGTCCTCTGCGGGTGAAGTTGGGCATTGACCCAACGGGAAGTGATATTCACCTGGGCCACAGCATTTTGTTTCGAAAGTTGCGCGCTTTTCAGGATGCGGGGCATACAGCGGTCCTGATCATTGGTGATTTCACGGCCCGGATCGGTGATCCAACGGGCAAGAGCTCCACGCGTGTGCAGCTCACAACGGAACAGGTGGAAGCCAACGCGACAACGTATTTGCGTCAGTTAGGGCAAGGACAGCCCAAGGAGCGTGCCCTACTTGATTTTGAAACTCCAGGACGGCTGGAGGTGCGACGCAACAGTGAATGGCTTGAGGCCCTGGATCTGCCCCAGGTAATTGGTTTGCTGGGAACGGCCACGGTGGGCCAAATGCTGGCCAAGGATGACTTTGCCAAGCGTTATGGGAGCGGCACCCCAATTGCTCTGCATGAGTTCCTTTACCCCCTGCTTCAGGGGTATGACTCTGTGGCTGTGGATGCTGATGTGGAATTGGGGGGGACGGATCAGAAATTCAATGTGGCGATGGGGCGTGACTTACAGCGTCACTTCAGCCAAAGAACTCAGTTCGGCTTGCTCTTACCCATCCTTGTCGGTCTTGATGGCGTTCAGAAGATGAGTAAGAGCCTTGGCAACACGGTGGGTCTGGAAGAGGATCCGTTGTCGATGTATTCCAAACTCGAGAAAGTTGGTGATGCGGCCATCAACGACTACGTGATGTTGCTCACCGATTTGGCCCATGAAGCGTTGCCAGACAATCCCCGTGAAAAGCAAAAAGCAATGGCTCTGGCGGTGACGGCAAGCCGCTACGGAATGGAGGTGGCCCAAAAAGCACAGGCGGATGCCGCCACCTTGGTGGCTGGATCGGCTGCAGCAGCAGCGGATGTACCAGAGGCTTCTCTTTCAGCAGTGAATTTCCCCGCCAAGGCGTTCTATCTGCTTAGTGCGGTGGGTATTTGTGCCAGTAGCAGTGAAGCGCGCCGGCAGATCAAAGGGGGTGCAGCACGCCTTGAGGGAGAGAAAATTACCGATCCCAATCAGGAATTTGGTTCGGTATCCGACTTGGAAGGGAAGGTCCTTCAGCTCGGTAAAAAGACATTTAGGCGATTGGTCCCTTGA
- a CDS encoding DUF1825 family protein, whose product MAFFDSEIVQEEAKHLFGDYQQLMQLGSDYGKFDREGKKKFIDTMEDLMERYRVFMKRFELSEDFQAKLTVEQLRTQLGQFGITPEQMFEQMNQTLERMKSQLEQSEGQ is encoded by the coding sequence ATGGCCTTCTTCGATTCCGAAATCGTGCAGGAGGAGGCCAAGCATCTTTTTGGCGACTATCAGCAGTTGATGCAGTTGGGGTCGGATTATGGAAAGTTCGACCGAGAAGGGAAGAAAAAGTTCATCGACACGATGGAGGATCTGATGGAGCGTTATCGCGTTTTTATGAAACGCTTTGAGCTCTCGGAAGACTTCCAAGCCAAGCTCACGGTCGAGCAGTTGCGGACGCAGCTTGGGCAGTTTGGGATTACACCGGAGCAAATGTTCGAGCAGATGAATCAAACCTTGGAGCGGATGAAGAGTCAGCTCGAGCAATCGGAAGGTCAGTGA
- a CDS encoding response regulator transcription factor, which produces MDLTSQIPRLQTRSKQGHSLLRTSRTAIASGDRVLLASWMGWFQDLGHLVAAATTEEDCLQRLQTDDVNLLICTDQLEGGNGPSLIRRAKQNKPTLKALLLVQRPILRTILQAIDAPCDGLCSHQNVGMGGVTAALTAMESDGTYHDSVIADVLRHGRLARTASGSIPPELSLKEEDVLRGLCKGMSNQEIADSLVVSIDTVKSHIGSLLRKLQANNRTHAVVVAFQQGLIDIPTSPPRWTP; this is translated from the coding sequence GTGGATCTCACCTCCCAGATCCCCAGACTTCAGACGCGCAGCAAACAGGGGCACAGTCTTCTGCGCACTAGTCGCACAGCGATTGCCAGTGGCGATCGCGTGTTATTAGCCAGTTGGATGGGCTGGTTTCAAGACCTTGGGCACCTGGTTGCTGCCGCCACCACGGAAGAGGACTGTCTTCAGAGGTTGCAAACGGATGATGTCAATCTCTTGATCTGCACAGACCAGCTCGAGGGTGGCAATGGTCCAAGCCTCATTCGGCGCGCCAAACAAAACAAGCCCACTTTGAAAGCGTTGCTACTCGTTCAGCGTCCAATTCTGCGGACCATCCTCCAGGCGATCGACGCGCCCTGTGATGGATTGTGCTCGCATCAGAATGTCGGGATGGGAGGCGTCACTGCAGCCCTAACCGCAATGGAATCCGATGGCACCTATCACGATTCAGTGATCGCAGACGTTCTCCGCCACGGTCGACTGGCACGCACAGCCTCGGGCTCCATTCCTCCCGAACTGAGCTTGAAGGAAGAGGACGTGCTGCGTGGACTTTGCAAAGGAATGAGCAATCAGGAGATCGCAGACAGTCTTGTGGTCTCGATCGACACGGTGAAATCCCACATCGGCAGCCTTCTGCGTAAGTTGCAAGCCAACAACCGCACCCATGCCGTGGTGGTTGCCTTTCAACAGGGACTGATCGACATCCCAACCTCGCCTCCGCGCTGGACCCCCTAA
- the plsY gene encoding glycerol-3-phosphate 1-O-acyltransferase PlsY: MGFFSLILGYLLGSIPSGWLAGRWLKGIDLRELGSGSTGATNVLRQVGKGPAMGVFLIDVGKGAAAVLLARALGQGDWIQVLAGLSALAGHIWPVWLNFKGGKAVATGFGMFLGLAWPVGLASFGVFLLTLWLFRIVSLSSVLAAVSLPLLMFRFSGIASYILIALVAMGLVLWRHRSNLSRILEGSEPKIGQKD, from the coding sequence ATGGGTTTCTTTTCTCTAATCCTCGGCTACCTACTCGGATCAATCCCCAGTGGCTGGCTTGCAGGCCGCTGGCTCAAAGGCATTGACTTGCGCGAGCTCGGTTCCGGGTCCACTGGAGCCACCAATGTGCTCAGGCAAGTGGGCAAAGGGCCTGCCATGGGTGTCTTTTTAATCGATGTTGGGAAGGGAGCGGCCGCTGTCCTACTGGCGCGCGCCCTTGGCCAAGGTGATTGGATTCAAGTGTTAGCAGGGCTGAGCGCCTTGGCTGGCCATATCTGGCCTGTGTGGCTGAATTTCAAAGGCGGAAAAGCAGTAGCAACAGGCTTCGGCATGTTTCTCGGTCTGGCATGGCCCGTGGGGCTGGCCAGTTTTGGAGTGTTTTTGCTGACGCTTTGGCTCTTCCGCATCGTCTCGCTTTCCAGCGTGTTGGCCGCAGTCAGCCTGCCCCTATTGATGTTCCGCTTCTCAGGCATTGCTTCCTACATCCTGATAGCGCTCGTAGCCATGGGCTTGGTGCTATGGCGACACCGCAGCAACCTTTCAAGGATTCTCGAAGGCAGCGAGCCCAAAATCGGCCAGAAGGATTGA